A stretch of Vespula vulgaris chromosome 15, iyVesVulg1.1, whole genome shotgun sequence DNA encodes these proteins:
- the LOC127069481 gene encoding uncharacterized protein LOC127069481 isoform X2, giving the protein MGILRSMKIQKNTGFRGDLTHAKFGERMREWFRTLRDRLLGRKSESNDPEDGGIMNLDKAELQDRVRNSGGFFVDLSKVTFDPKYDIGFRIGRWYFIRMGDMIDNEFVYNDSTGWDMSSSFVPDQSTYQLSGDDWSNYNYKNIFKTTLSPPTTKTAFSTEQTTMESDAIESSITEASVVLLEDNETESTGNSVSVEVIFP; this is encoded by the exons ATGGGCATTCTCCGATCAATGAAAATCCAGA aaaatacTGGATTCCGAGGAGATTTAACACATGCTAAATTCGGTGAAAGAATGCGAGAATGGTTTCGAACTCTAAGGGATCGTTTGTTAGGAAGGAAATCTGAATCTAATGATCCAGAAGATGGAGGAATAATGAATCTCGACAAAGCTGAGCTACAAGATCGCGTTCGTAACTCTGGTGGATTCTTTGTAGATTTGT CTAAAGTAACGTTTGATCCGAAATACGATATCGGATTCCGTATTGGTCGTTGGTACTTCATTCGAATGGGAGACATGATCGAtaatgaatttgtttataatgatTCAACGGGTTGGGATAtgtcttcttccttcgtaCCTGATCAATCAACGTATCAATTATCTGGCGATGATTGgtcaaattataattataaaaatatattcaaaaccACGTTGTCCCCACCAACCACGAAAACTGCATTTTCGACGGAGCAAACCACAATGGAAAGTGATGCAATCGAAAGTAGTATTACCGAAGCATCTGTGGTATTACTGGAAGACAATGAAACTGAATCAACAGGCAATTCAGTTTCTGTTGAAGTTATATTcccttaa
- the LOC127069481 gene encoding uncharacterized protein LOC127069481 isoform X1: MWLPILLVFLLTCQISTSIGLYNEENTGFRGDLTHAKFGERMREWFRTLRDRLLGRKSESNDPEDGGIMNLDKAELQDRVRNSGGFFVDLSKVTFDPKYDIGFRIGRWYFIRMGDMIDNEFVYNDSTGWDMSSSFVPDQSTYQLSGDDWSNYNYKNIFKTTLSPPTTKTAFSTEQTTMESDAIESSITEASVVLLEDNETESTGNSVSVEVIFP, translated from the exons ATGTGGTTACCGATTCTTTTGGTGTTCCTCTTGACGTGCCAAATTTCTACCTCGATTGGCCTTTATAATGAAG aaaatacTGGATTCCGAGGAGATTTAACACATGCTAAATTCGGTGAAAGAATGCGAGAATGGTTTCGAACTCTAAGGGATCGTTTGTTAGGAAGGAAATCTGAATCTAATGATCCAGAAGATGGAGGAATAATGAATCTCGACAAAGCTGAGCTACAAGATCGCGTTCGTAACTCTGGTGGATTCTTTGTAGATTTGT CTAAAGTAACGTTTGATCCGAAATACGATATCGGATTCCGTATTGGTCGTTGGTACTTCATTCGAATGGGAGACATGATCGAtaatgaatttgtttataatgatTCAACGGGTTGGGATAtgtcttcttccttcgtaCCTGATCAATCAACGTATCAATTATCTGGCGATGATTGgtcaaattataattataaaaatatattcaaaaccACGTTGTCCCCACCAACCACGAAAACTGCATTTTCGACGGAGCAAACCACAATGGAAAGTGATGCAATCGAAAGTAGTATTACCGAAGCATCTGTGGTATTACTGGAAGACAATGAAACTGAATCAACAGGCAATTCAGTTTCTGTTGAAGTTATATTcccttaa